The Persephonella sp. nucleotide sequence CATTTGAACACACAGGGGACACCGTTCAGGCTAAAGAGTTTGACAGAATAGTTATGGAAGAACTAAAAAAATAAGATCACAGGCAGGATTTCTTTATAACATCTTCAGGTATTGTTACCCTTATTACTCCCCTGAAATCACCTAATTTATACCCGGTCGCCTTATCTTCAGGGTAAAGTTCTTTCAATTTTTCAACAACCTTTGGATCCATGCTTTTTGGATCCCCGTGACATGTTAGACAAACCCCCTGAACTTTTAAAGGTTTATAATACCTGTATTCTCCATTTACTTTCTGAATATAGTATGGAGGAAGTTTCCCTGTTTCTTTTAAGGTTTTTTCAAAAAAGCTTAAAGCCTCTGCTTCGTATTTGTCTGGTTTGTTTTTTGGATTTCTGTATTTAAAAGATGTCCTTTTTATTTCTATATCCCCTATCTCTTCAGCCACTTCCTGGGTTATCTCAAGGGCTTTTTTAGAACATACATCTATAGCCCCCACAGGACCTTTTGTTTTCAAAGCTGTTTTAAGTTCTTTCTTTAGCTCCTTTAAAAGCATCTTAGAAGCATCTTCTCCAAAATCTTTTATCAGTTTTATCCTTTTTGGAGGCATGTCAACATTTGTGTATTGAGGCTGTCCACAGCTTAAGAAAAAAATTCCTGCTGTGACTGTTCCTAAGATACCTGCCCTTTTCATCTTCTCCTCCTTAACTATATAAAAGTCCTTCTTCTTCAGCTTTCTTTAAATAATACGATAACTCTTCATCTGAAATCTGATGAAAATCCTGGTAATAAGCACCAACAGCAAAAAACAAACTGTCAACCTTATGATAACATATAACTTGATCAAATATTTTTGATGTTTTTCCTATACTGTCTGATGGACATACAGGGACGGCAAGAATTACTCTTTTTGCACCTTTATTTTTTGCGTATTTTCCTGCAACCATAGCTGTATATCCTGTTGCTATCCCGTCATCAACTATTATAACGGTTTTTCCTTCAATATCCGGTTCTTCTCCACCGAGATATTTTGAAAGTTTCTCCTTTGCTTCCTTTATAGCTTTATCTATTGCTTCTCTTACCTGATATGAGCTTTCAGGTATATAATCGGCAAGCATATAAGTGCCGTCAGGTGTGGCTGCACCTATTGCCGCTTCAGGTTCATGGGGAAATGTTATCTTTTTGGCAACAACCATACTGAAAGGAATGTTTAACTTTTTAGAGATCCAGTAAGCTACAGGAACACCTCCCCTTGGGATTGCAAGAATTACTGTATCTTTTTTGTCTTTGATAAATTCTTTTATCTCTTCAGCAAGAAGTTTTCCTGCCTCCTCTCTATCTTTGAACATCTAACCGCTCACAGATTATCAAGTTCTGATAAGATGTCATCAACCTGTGTCTGCTCTTCTTTTAAAATTTCTTCCCATTTGCCTACAACGTCAATATCATTTCCTTCAACTTTTTCTTCTGCTTTGTCTATCTTTACAAGAAGGGGAATTTTTGTCATATTACCGATTATTATGGCTTCACCAGGATTAAGTCCCGGAAGATATTCCATCAGTTCCTGAGATAAAGATTCACTTGCTCTCTGAACATGCTTCTGATCTTCAGGCTCAACAAGTTTCAGGATTATCATATTATTCATCTGTGACAGGATCTCCTTATCAAGCCCTTTAGGTCTCTGTGTAACAACCGTTATTCCAAGTCCAAACTTTCTTCCTTCCCTTGCTATCCTTGCTATGTAATACTTTGATTCGGTGTTTCTTTTCTCACCGGCAAGGATGTGAGCCTCTTCCACAACTATCATAAGGGGAAATGGAAGTCTTGACTGACCTTTCCTGACTGCCTTTTTTCTCTCCTCTAAAGCCCATCTGAGTATGTTAGATGCGATAGCATCAGCAACATCTTCATCAAGCTCTGAAAAATCAAATATGTTAACCATTCCAGGCTTTATATTCTCAATAAGAGGAGGAACACCAAGTTTTATGATATGTCCAAGCTCAAGCTCTGCATCTTCAAGCTTGTTTAATACCTCAAAAAGAGATTCATCTCTTGCTTTTCCTTTTAACTTTTGTCCAAGCTGACTTTCAGGGTCTGAAATAGATTCTATTTTCTCTTTGAGCATTTTCAAAAAATCTGAAGTTGTGATATGAGCCTGCCAGTTTTCTGTTTTTGTTTCTCTAAGTTCCTGAAGCAGGTTTTCGTAAGCCATTCTAAAATACCTAAACTGCACATAGGCATTCTGTTTTATCCCTATTAAAGATGCGAACTCTTTAGGCTTTAGCTCAGCAGGATTTATCAGAGGCTGGATATGGTTTACAGCAGACTTTCCATTTCTTGTGAGTTTTGAGCGGGAATACTCACCGTGAAAATCAAATACAGCAACAGTTCCTCCTAAGTTTATTATGTTTTTCAAAAGAACAGATACTGTGTTTGATTTTCCTGCTCCTGTTACTGCAAGCACGGCAAGATGTCTCAAAACAACCTGCTCAATATTAATATAAACAGGGACATCTTCCTTTTCGGAGAGAAGCCTTCCTATTCTCACGAATTTTTTGCTTTTTGCACCGAACACCTTTTTTAGAAGCTGGGGCTCTGCTTCGTAAACCTCAGCTGCAGGAAGTGGAGGCGTTCTTGGTATTTGAAGAAAAACCTCATCTCCGACCTCTATTAT carries:
- a CDS encoding DUF3365 domain-containing protein; the protein is MKRAGILGTVTAGIFFLSCGQPQYTNVDMPPKRIKLIKDFGEDASKMLLKELKKELKTALKTKGPVGAIDVCSKKALEITQEVAEEIGDIEIKRTSFKYRNPKNKPDKYEAEALSFFEKTLKETGKLPPYYIQKVNGEYRYYKPLKVQGVCLTCHGDPKSMDPKVVEKLKELYPEDKATGYKLGDFRGVIRVTIPEDVIKKSCL
- a CDS encoding phosphoribosyltransferase family protein — protein: MFKDREEAGKLLAEEIKEFIKDKKDTVILAIPRGGVPVAYWISKKLNIPFSMVVAKKITFPHEPEAAIGAATPDGTYMLADYIPESSYQVREAIDKAIKEAKEKLSKYLGGEEPDIEGKTVIIVDDGIATGYTAMVAGKYAKNKGAKRVILAVPVCPSDSIGKTSKIFDQVICYHKVDSLFFAVGAYYQDFHQISDEELSYYLKKAEEEGLLYS
- a CDS encoding ATP-binding protein, coding for MKQLGICIGSTKPNRVNFITDSIVRIGQFVTLFYTEEGKEKKLLGMIQSLERDNPYLPDTIRTTQQAESIKRFSEKENTIRGEVHILGEIIEVGDEVFLQIPRTPPLPAAEVYEAEPQLLKKVFGAKSKKFVRIGRLLSEKEDVPVYINIEQVVLRHLAVLAVTGAGKSNTVSVLLKNIINLGGTVAVFDFHGEYSRSKLTRNGKSAVNHIQPLINPAELKPKEFASLIGIKQNAYVQFRYFRMAYENLLQELRETKTENWQAHITTSDFLKMLKEKIESISDPESQLGQKLKGKARDESLFEVLNKLEDAELELGHIIKLGVPPLIENIKPGMVNIFDFSELDEDVADAIASNILRWALEERKKAVRKGQSRLPFPLMIVVEEAHILAGEKRNTESKYYIARIAREGRKFGLGITVVTQRPKGLDKEILSQMNNMIILKLVEPEDQKHVQRASESLSQELMEYLPGLNPGEAIIIGNMTKIPLLVKIDKAEEKVEGNDIDVVGKWEEILKEEQTQVDDILSELDNL